The sequence below is a genomic window from Salinispira pacifica.
TCAGAGCGTCCGGGATACTCTGGATGCGAACCGGGCAAAATGGATATGGCATCCCCGGGAGGAACGCTGGGTTTCGGTCATAGACTCAGCTCTTGAAGAAAACCAAAGACCGCAGACTCTCGTTCTGGCGGTGGGATACGGCCACCTTATCAGCCCGCCTTCAGAATTCATTCCTTTACTGCTGGAAGCCGGATGGCAGATCGAAGAACAGCGTTTCCGTATTGCGGATTTCAATGATCTGAACGACTGATCCCGCACCTATCAGGAACCGATCTCTTCCCAACGGACATACAGCTCGTCGAGCATCTGCTTTTCCTTTGCCAGCCGGGCGGAAAGCTGCCTGCCCCGCTGATGGTCCCCCCGATCGAGGGCTTCGGAGATTTGGGCTTCCCGTTAAGAGGAGTTTAGTATGTGATTGATCTCATCGGTAGGGGGCATATTATGTGAAATTCCCATGCCCTCCCTTTTCTTCTGATATGAGAGAATATTAATGCGGGAACAAACCACTGCGTTGTATCCCAGCGCTATACTCACACGGTTCAAAACGCAAATGGACACCCGGGGCAGCCCGGAATGGGAAAAACACTCATTGGGTTCAATCCCCGCCTCAAGAATCAGAGCTCGCATTCTCTGCAGGTGTACCGATTGGTTGGATTCAAACTGCCTCGAATATTCATCACCCAGGCCATGCCCATAAAATGACTTTCCTGCTGTACGGCGACCTGCACCCTGTAAACGTGCCCGGTAATAACTATCGAATTGATCAGTACCGCAACTACTGCCGGGAACAGAAAACTCAGGAATGAGCGCATGTGTTACCATGCATTTCCGACACTGCACGCGTTGAATTCTGATCTTCTGTGTATAAAGATACTTTTCATAGATTCCATGGTATGAAAAATTGCCATGTTGCTGGCAACATGGACATTGGGAAGTGCGCAGAAATGAAGAAAAGAGACTTTGGGAAAAATTCCTCTTGTAATTTTCTTGAGTACAGCCGAAGATAAAGAAACTTTTGTTCGGGGGAGAAAGAGGGGCGACTCACGCCAAGAAGAAGCCCTCTTTCTCTTACCCCTTTCCTCCACTAGTGATTCCTTTTAACTTCGGCACTTTTCTTCATTTATTTGGTTTTATTGTGGGAACCTACATCAGGTACTCTTCGGTTATTAAAGCTCTCATCTGTTCAATCTTGTCCGGAAGGAGCTTATTGAAGATGACTCCACCGATTCGAGCCCCGGTACAACGGAGGTAGGTAAAATCTACTTCGAGCATATCGAGGGTCTTCCCGATGCCGCCACCGGCGACGTAGACGATTTGCGCGTCAAGGAGACGGCTTACGCGAGAGTTGGATAGACCGACAATACCTCCCACGCCGAGATGCCCGGTGCCCTCGGCTACTATGACAAGTTTGTCGCGGAGTCTATCCACGGCCGATAGAATCTCGCTCTCAAAAGCGTGCGTGACGGTTTGGTGGTCGGGATTAGTTAGGTAGCTTTTGGTAACACCTTGGGCCAGTCGCACCGGCGAGACCGAGGCCATATCGATTCCCGGCAGCGCGAACTGCTCGATTATCGTGGCATCCTTATCAATTTTCGTACCGTCGCGCATCTCTACGAGCTGTTGACCGACCGGTTTGATGTAGCCGATTTGGTCTTCGGGGAGATATCGCTTAAGTTCCGAGATGATTCCGAGACTCGTGAGTGTCTTTCCGGCGTGTTGGCGGAATCCCGCCAGGTAGATTACGGTCATACTGCAGCAGCTTCCATACGGTTTTCACTCATACGCCGGCGGTTGCGTAAACCGCTACCGCCGGCAGAGAGTAGTTCGAGGAGCTCCGACGGCGCCCCGGGGCGCCGCCGGCTTCTACCGTGGAGTCCTATACCGACCCCTCCCACGCCTTTATGTAGAGTTCCTTTATCTCACTGATAAGCGGGTAGCGTGGGTTCGCACCGGTGCACTGATCGTCAAAAGCATCCTCTGCCAACGTATCGACTCGTGCCTTGAACTCCTTTTCATCTATACCGACATCTCTGATCGCCTTGGGAAGATCGAGTGCGGCTTTTAACTCCCCAATCTTCGCGATAAGCAGGTCTACCTTCTCGTCCTCGGTTTTTCCTCCGAGTGCGAGGTAGTCCGCGATACGTGCGTAGCGGCTCGTTGCCGAAGGGTACTCGTACTGCGGAAATGCAGCCTGCTTTACCGGTACGTCCGTGGCGTTGTACTTGATGACCTGAGTTATGAGCATCGCATTGGCGACGCCATGAGTCAGGTGAAAGGCGGCGCCGAGCTTGTGCGCCATCGAGTGACACACCCCCAAAAAGGAGTTTGCAAACGCCATTCCCGCCATGGTAGCCGCGTTGTGTACCTTCTCTTTTGCACGTATGTTGGTATCGCCGTCACGGTACGATTGGGGGAGATACTTGAAGAGTATTCGAAGCGCTTCAAGGGCAACGCCGATAGTGTAGTCCGTACCCATGGAAGATGCTATCGTCTCCACCGCATGGGTTACAGCATCGATGCCGGATGCGGCGGTTAGGTTTTTTGGCATCGTCATCACCAGTTCGGTATCTACGATCGCAATATGGGGCGTGAGTGAGTAGTCCGCTATCGGATACTTATACCCCGTTCGTTCGTCGGTGACGACGCTAAACGGAGTCACCTCGGACCCGGTACCGCTCGTCGTTGGAACCGCAACCATCGTCGCCTTCGTCCCGATGGTGGGAAACTCGTAAATCCTCTTTCTGATGTCCATAAAGCGTAGCGCCAACCCCTCGAAGGTGACCTCCGGATGCTCGTAGAGGACCCACATGATCTTGGCCGCATCCATCGGTGAGCCGCCGCCAAGACCGATTATCACGTCCGGCTCAAAGCTATTCATCATCTGCACCCCCGCTTTAAGGCGTGCCTGTGTCATTATCGACGAATACGACAAGCCGCTCTTGTCCACCATCGGCGATCCGGAGCTTCACGAGGCGTACAAGCAGTTCTTAAAGCCCTTTTTCGGGGTCCTCAAGAGCAGCGACGCCCATCTGAAGTTCGCCTTCATTACCGGGGTCACCAAGTTCGGCCAGGTGAGCGTGTTCTCGGACCTGAACCAGCTTATCGACCTCTCGCTGCACAAGGACTACGCCGCCCTCTGCGGGATTACCGAAGAGGAGCTGCTTGACGGTTTTCGGCCGGAGAACGATGCGCTTGCGGCGCAGGAGGGGGTGTCCTACGACGAATGCGTGGTCCGCATCCGCGAGTGGTACAACGGCTACCGCTTTCATCCCGCCGGACCGGCGGTGTACAACCCCTTCAGCACCTTGAATCTGTTCAACTTCAACGAGTTTCAGGACTTCTGGTTCCAGACCGGGACGCCGACCTTTCTGGTTGAGCTCCTGAAGAAGACCGACACCGACCTCAGGGAGATCGACGGGATACAGCTACCCGCCCGTGATTTTGCCGATTACCGGGCCGACCCGGACCGGCCGGTCCCGGTGATCTACCAGAGCGGTTATTTGACGATCAAGGGGTTCGACAAGCGGCACCGGCTCTATACCTTAGGCTACCCGAACCAAGAGGTGGAACGGGGGTTCTTGTTCTTCGTCCTCCCCTACTACTCGCCTGTCGCTCCGACCAAAAGCGGGTTCCACATCTCCCGTTTTGCCCAAGAACTGGAGAACGGCGATGTGGACGGCTTCATGGAGCGGTTGAAGTGCTTCTTTGAATCGATCCCCTACGACCTGAACGACCAGACCGAGCGGCACTACCACGTGGTGTTCTACCTGGTGTTCAAGCTCCTCGGACAGTACGTGGAAAGCGAGGTCAAATCGACGAAAGGGCGAAGCGACGCGGTGGTCCGCGCCGGCGCGTACCGCTACGTGTTTGAGTTTAAGCTCAACGGCACGGCGGAGGAGGCGCTGGCCCAGATCGACGAGAAGGGGTATCTCATTCCCTACCGGGCCGAGGCGGCCGGGGCGCCCGAGCGCTCGTAAAGGTCGGCGTGGAGTTTGATCGGGAGGCGCGGAATATCGGACGGTGGATTGCCGCCGAGGGGTGAGGGAGCCGCGGGTTCAGCTTCCTGTCTCCCGCCGGCGAAGAGCAACCCATTGCAAAAACCTACCAGTGCGATCAGTGCATACAGTCTCTTCGTACTCATAAAGAATCTCCTTCTTTGTATCCTTTCGGGTATCTTAGTCGGCGTAGACAAACGCCCCTCGCCTCTTCACGTGGAAATCCAAACCCTGAAAGCGGGTCAAACCCGAGTCGCTTGGCGACGGCCGGTGCGGCGATCGCCCGGTCGAGACAATCGAAGACCCGGCATTCCAGCGCGGTCTGGAGAATCCGGGACGTTACCGGTGCGATGAGAACTTCCACCATATCACCGTAAAGGTATTCAATTCGGGGTAATTCCATTGCTGCTACTCCTTGTCGCCCGCGCGAGCGCTCAAGCAGACCCCTGATGTGTAGCGACCGTCACACAAACTTGTACCCCCGCGCCGCGCGCTGCTCCTCCCACATCCGGCTGTAGAGGCCGCCCGCATGGAGGAGCTCCTCGTGAGTACCCTGTTCGACGATCCGGCCCTCGTCGAGGAGGATAATCGGCGCGTCCTTCAACATCGCCCGGGCGATGGAGATCCGCTGTTTCTCGCCGCCGGAGAGGGTTGAGCCGCCTTCACCCACCATCGTGTCGTAGCCGTCGGGGAGACGCTCGATGAACTCGTGAGCCCGCGCCGTCTTCGCCGTTTCGATGACCTCTTCCAGGGAGGCTTCGGTGTTTCCGACGCGGATATTGTTCAGGATGGTGTCGTTGAACAGGTAGACGTCCTGGAACACCATGGAGACCGATGCGAGAATGGTCTCGGGGCTGTAGTCGCGAAGGTCCCGGCCGCCGAGTCGGATCACCCCGTCGGTTACGTCCCAGAACCGGGCGATGAGCCTGGTCATGGTGGTCTTCCCCGAACCCGAGGGGCCCACGAATGCCGCAAGCGAATGCTCGGGGATCGCGAGGCTCACTCCCTTCAAGACCTCGGTATCGTGGTAGCGAAAGTGCACGTTCTCGAACTCGATGTCGTAGCCGCTCGGGCGCAGATCGGGCTCTCTTCCGGTGAGGGCCGGGGTGCTGCGCAGCTTCTCGAGGCGCTCGGTGCTGATCTGGTAGTAGTTCAGCTCGCCCAAGAAGATGAACGCCTGGATCAGCGGCTCGTAGACCCGGGTGTCGATGATCAGGAACATGATGTAGACCGGCAGACCCAGGGTGCTGGCGAAGAGGAAGGTGAGCCCGAAGAGAATGATGAGGGTGAACCCCGCGTGGAGCGCAAAGCTCGACAGCATGATGGTGGGTCCACCGCCGGCCTCGAGCTTGATGCTCAGGGTCTTCAGACGGCGGAAGGTCTTTTCCAGGCGCTCGAACTTGGTCCCGGTCAGCTTGAACGCCTTGATCAAGCGCATGCCCTGCAGGTATTCGAGCATCCTCGAGGATCATCCGCGTGTCCAGGGATGCCTGCGGATCCTGGAGCGGCTTGAACAGCTCCCATACGACAAGCAGGAGTATCCCGTAGGGCGCCCCGCGAAACAGGTACTCGAGGATTGTCCACACCACCATCGGGCGAAGGCGTCTGGTGTCTCCCAGGGTTACCGCGCGCATGAGTTTTCTGATGTTCAGCATCACAAGCCCCCTACTGCTCGATCTTCCATTCCCGCGCCCGGGAATAGGTGTCCCACATGGAGCCGTACAGGCCGCCTGCCGCCACCAGCGCGTCGTGGGTACCGCGCTCCTCGATCCGCCCCTCGTTGACGACGATGATCTGATCGGCGGAGGTGATGGTGGAGAGCCGGTGGGCGATGACGATGACGGTCTTCTCCTGGATAAGATGGGAGAGCGCTGACAGGATCTTCCCCTCGTTCTCCGGGTCGGCGTAGGCGGTGGCCTCGTCGAAGACGACGATGGGGGCGTTCTTGAGGATCGCCCGGGCAATGCCGACACGCTGCTCGCCGCCGGAGAGGTAGGTCCCCCCCTCGCCGACGAGGGTGGCGTAGCCCCTGGGAAGCTCCTCTATGAACTCGTGGCACTGCGCCGCCTTTGCGGCGGCCAGCAGACCCATCGTCGTCTTTCCGGCGCCCGACGGTCCGACGAGGGCTGTGATCGTTCCCAGCTCCGCCCGAAAGGAGACGTCATCGAGCACCGTGGTCTCCTCGTAGGCGAAGCTCACGTGGTCGAACTCAATGGACGTATCCGCCGGGTTCGCATCGCCGGCGCTCTCCGGGATCTCGCCGGTATCCAGTATCCGGCCGATCCGCTCGGTCCCGATGCTGATCTGGTTGAGGTTGCCGAACATGAACATCAGCTTCAGAAGCGGGAAGAAGAAGCCCCCGCCGACCACCAGGAACAAGAGCACCATGGGGATGAAGCTCTCCCCGGCGCCGTCCGTCTGATGGAGCACGACGGCAGCCGGGATGATGAACACGAGCGAGGAAGAGGCGGCTGTGAGAAACGCCGGGTAGAGCTTGGAGTAGGTATGAGTTATCAGGATCGAGAAGTCCCGGAACGCCATGACCGACTCCTGGAGGCGCTTGAACGATTCCAGCGCCCTGCCGAAGACCTTTACCACCGGCATGGCGCGCACGTACTCCACAACCGCCGCGTTCATCCGCTCGAGGGCGGTGTGATAGTCGCGATAGCTCTCCTTGGTCTTCTCGCCCATCATCATCGCCGGCAGGAGCATGCCGAGCGCCACGGGGAAGGGAATGAGCGCCGCGATCGCGAGGCGCCAATCCATGACAAGGAGGAAGACGATCACCACGACGGGAAACACAACTGCGGTGACGATATCCGGAATGTGGTGGGCCACGAAGAGCTCGATTCGCTCAACGTCGTCGGCCAGGACCTTCTTGATCTCGCCGCTCGTGCGCCTGGTAAAGAACCCCATGGAGAGCCTGGTGAGCTTTTCGGCGATCTTGACCCGGATCTCGTAGAGGATGTTGAACGCCGCGATATGCGACAACATCGACGAGCTGTAGAGGATGATCCCGTACGCCCCGACCGAGGCGAGACTGATGTACCCCAGGCGGTAGAGGAGCTCCCCGTCCAGGTTCGCGATATTCGACGCGTGGGCGGCGAGCTCGCGCAGAATGAAGTAGACGATTACCGTCGGGACGAACTGGGCAGCGGCCGCGACAACCGCGAGGGTCATCGAGGCGAAAAGCCACCACCGCTTCGCACCGGCGATCTCCACGAGGCGGCCGAAGCCCTGCTTTCGCTTAAGATTGGCGTCGGGGTGCGCGTCCGCGCCGGACGGTGTGCCGGCGGCGACTTCCGTGTCCATGAGTGATGCTCCTCTGTAGAGTCTGCATTCTGCCGGTGGTAGCGCCCGGTAGACGCCCACCCTCCGGTTTGAGAAAAGGGGAGATGGTACCGAGTTACTGTAGCTGAGGATCAGACGAGAAGGCGGCCGTTGTGGTCGTTGAACCGGCTATCGCTGCTACTCTTTCCACGGCGCCATGGCCACGTCGA
It includes:
- a CDS encoding ABC transporter ATP-binding protein, translated to MDTEVAAGTPSGADAHPDANLKRKQGFGRLVEIAGAKRWWLFASMTLAVVAAAAQFVPTVIVYFILRELAAHASNIANLDGELLYRLGYISLASVGAYGIILYSSSMLSHIAAFNILYEIRVKIAEKLTRLSMGFFTRRTSGEIKKVLADDVERIELFVAHHIPDIVTAVVFPVVVIVFLLVMDWRLAIAALIPFPVALGMLLPAMMMGEKTKESYRDYHTALERMNAAVVEYVRAMPVVKVFGRALESFKRLQESVMAFRDFSILITHTYSKLYPAFLTAASSSLVFIIPAAVVLHQTDGAGESFIPMVLLFLVVGGGFFFPLLKLMFMFGNLNQISIGTERIGRILDTGEIPESAGDANPADTSIEFDHVSFAYEETTVLDDVSFRAELGTITALVGPSGAGKTTMGLLAAAKAAQCHEFIEELPRGYATLVGEGGTYLSGGEQRVGIARAILKNAPIVVFDEATAYADPENEGKILSALSHLIQEKTVIVIAHRLSTITSADQIIVVNEGRIEERGTHDALVAAGGLYGSMWDTYSRAREWKIEQ
- a CDS encoding AAA family ATPase: MTVIYLAGFRQHAGKTLTSLGIISELKRYLPEDQIGYIKPVGQQLVEMRDGTKIDKDATIIEQFALPGIDMASVSPVRLAQGVTKSYLTNPDHQTVTHAFESEILSAVDRLRDKLVIVAEGTGHLGVGGIVGLSNSRVSRLLDAQIVYVAGGGIGKTLDMLEVDFTYLRCTGARIGGVIFNKLLPDKIEQMRALITEEYLM
- a CDS encoding iron-containing alcohol dehydrogenase, translated to MVDKSGLSYSSIMTQARLKAGVQMMNSFEPDVIIGLGGGSPMDAAKIMWVLYEHPEVTFEGLALRFMDIRKRIYEFPTIGTKATMVAVPTTSGTGSEVTPFSVVTDERTGYKYPIADYSLTPHIAIVDTELVMTMPKNLTAASGIDAVTHAVETIASSMGTDYTIGVALEALRILFKYLPQSYRDGDTNIRAKEKVHNAATMAGMAFANSFLGVCHSMAHKLGAAFHLTHGVANAMLITQVIKYNATDVPVKQAAFPQYEYPSATSRYARIADYLALGGKTEDEKVDLLIAKIGELKAALDLPKAIRDVGIDEKEFKARVDTLAEDAFDDQCTGANPRYPLISEIKELYIKAWEGSV
- a CDS encoding ABC transporter ATP-binding protein; translated protein: MLEYLQGMRLIKAFKLTGTKFERLEKTFRRLKTLSIKLEAGGGPTIMLSSFALHAGFTLIILFGLTFLFASTLGLPVYIMFLIIDTRVYEPLIQAFIFLGELNYYQISTERLEKLRSTPALTGREPDLRPSGYDIEFENVHFRYHDTEVLKGVSLAIPEHSLAAFVGPSGSGKTTMTRLIARFWDVTDGVIRLGGRDLRDYSPETILASVSMVFQDVYLFNDTILNNIRVGNTEASLEEVIETAKTARAHEFIERLPDGYDTMVGEGGSTLSGGEKQRISIARAMLKDAPIILLDEGRIVEQGTHEELLHAGGLYSRMWEEQRAARGYKFV
- a CDS encoding AAA family ATPase — translated: MSTIGDPELHEAYKQFLKPFFGVLKSSDAHLKFAFITGVTKFGQVSVFSDLNQLIDLSLHKDYAALCGITEEELLDGFRPENDALAAQEGVSYDECVVRIREWYNGYRFHPAGPAVYNPFSTLNLFNFNEFQDFWFQTGTPTFLVELLKKTDTDLREIDGIQLPARDFADYRADPDRPVPVIYQSGYLTIKGFDKRHRLYTLGYPNQEVERGFLFFVLPYYSPVAPTKSGFHISRFAQELENGDVDGFMERLKCFFESIPYDLNDQTERHYHVVFYLVFKLLGQYVESEVKSTKGRSDAVVRAGAYRYVFEFKLNGTAEEALAQIDEKGYLIPYRAEAAGAPERS